A window of the Macaca nemestrina isolate mMacNem1 chromosome X, mMacNem.hap1, whole genome shotgun sequence genome harbors these coding sequences:
- the LOC105468423 gene encoding LOW QUALITY PROTEIN: myosin light polypeptide 6 (The sequence of the model RefSeq protein was modified relative to this genomic sequence to represent the inferred CDS: substituted 1 base at 1 genomic stop codon): MCDFTEDXTAEFKEAFQLFDRTGDGKILYSQCGDVMRALGQNPTNAEVLKVLGNPKSDEMNVKVLDFEHFLPMLQTVAKNKDQGTYEDYVEGLRVFDKEGNGTVMGAEIRHVLVTLGETMTEEEVEMLVAGHEDSNGCINYEELVRMVLNG; the protein is encoded by the coding sequence ATGTGTGACTTCACCGAAGACTAGACTGCAGAGTTCAAGGAGGCCTTCCAGCTGTTTGACCGAACAGGTGATGGCAAGATCCTGTACAGCCAGTGTGGGGACGTGATGAGGGCCCTGGGCCAGAACCCTACCAACGCCGAGGTGCTCAAGGTCCTGGGGAACCCCAAGAGTGATGAGATGAATGTGAAGGTGCTGGACTTTGAGCACTTTCTGCCCATGCTGCAGACAGTGGCCAAGAACAAGGACCAGGGCACCTATGAGGATTATGTCGAAGGACTTCGGGTGTTTGACAAGGAAGGAAATGGCACCGTCATGGGTGCTGAAATCCGGCATGTTCTTGTCACACTGGGTGAGACGATGACAGAGGAAGAAGTAGAGATGCTGGTGGCAGGGCACGAGGACAGCAATGGTTGTATCAACTATGAAGAGCTCGTCCGCATGGTGCTGAATGGCTGA